TTGCCCACCCGTAAGCAGGGAACCCCTTCAGGGATCTGGGAAAATAGGGCTTGATCCTCCTGCGACCACCCCTGAGCGAGATCAAACAACAGCAGCACCAGATCGGCACTGGCCAGGGCATCGCGGCTGCGGGCAATCCCCAACTGTTCCACGGCATCACAGGTGGCCCTGATCCCTGCAGTGTCGAGCAGGGTGATCGGCACGCCATCCAGCACGATCTCACTTTCCAGTAAATCTCTTGTGGTGCCAGGCAAGTCGGTCACGATCGCCCGCTCCCGGCGACTCAACAGGTTGAGCAGGGAGCTCTTCCCCACGTTTGGCCGGCCCACCAGCGCCACCCTCAATCCATGGCGAACAACGGATCCCCGCTCGCCATCGGCCACCAGCGTGTTCAACTCCATCCGCACTGCCTGCAACTCCTGCAGAAGCGCCGCACCATCTAAAGGGGGAAGATCCTCTTCAAAGTCCACACGGGCCTCCAACTCACTGAGCTGATCGAGCAAGCGCTCCCGCAGGACCACCATTTTTTTCTGGATCCCGCCATCAAGACCCGCCATCGCCAGCTGCGCTGCCCGCTGGCTGCGCGCTCCCACCAGATCACCAATCGCCTCCGCCCGGGTGAGATCAAGACGGCCATTCAGCACAGCCCGCTGGCTGAATTCACCGGGCAGGGCCCGTCGCACACCCGGCTGCTCCAAGACGCGCGCCAGCACCTGCTGCACAGCGATGACCCCGCCGTGACAGTGGATTTCGACCACGTCCTCCCCGGTGAAACTGCGCGGCGCCAACATCACGAGCACCAGCACCTCATCGAGCCGTTCCACACCACCGGCAGCCACCACATGGCCATACACAATCCGGTGGCTCTCCCACAGCTGTTGACCAGGAATCACCGTGATCGCAGCAACGGCGCGCACAGCACTGGGACCCGACAAGCGAATCACGGCGATGCCCCCCTGCCCCGGTGCTACAGCCGTAGCGATCGCGGCGATCGAAAGTGCCTGATCTGGCCCAATCCCAGACATTCCCCGATCCCTGCCGCCATCACGCACTCCTTCCTACGATCCCGAAGCTTCCATAGCCGCACGATCGGCAAGCAGTTTCGATGAAGCGGTTGCGGAACACATTTCAGCGACGCTTGAACCGATGGCTGCAGTGGATCTGGCGGCAGGAAGGAACGGCGGGCCAACGCGCCCGCGGACTCGCCGCAGGGGTGTTTTGCGGCTGCTTTCCCTTTTTTGGATTTCAAACCCTGCTGGGAATTGGCTTGGCAAGCCTGGTACGCGGCAACCATCTGCTGGCCGCCGCAGGCACCTGGATCAGCAATCCATTCACCTATGTGCCGCTGTTTTGGTTCAACTACCGCCTAGGGGCACTGATCCTCGGGGAAGGCGCTGGCTGGCCGGGGCTCAACAATCTCAATCAAGAGCTGCTCGCCACGGCAGGGTGGGATGTGATGAGCCGGCTTTTGCTTGGCTCAAGCCTGACTGGAACAGTGTTTGGTGGCCTGAGCTGGTGGCTCACCCTTCACTGCCTGCAACCCAAAAGAACTGGCAGCCCCAACCCTCATCGTCGAGAGCGAGGCCAAAGGTAACCCCCTTCCGTGCGCTCTCAGGCCTGCATCACAGATGAAATCCACGTTCCAAGAGGCAGCCAATCATCTTCTTGATCAATCGGCTCCCAAAGCGATTCGATCACGGGGCGGGTGGGTGTCTGGCTCAAGTTCCAGCGCCTTAAGCGTTCCGACACGGAGGCTTCTGGCTCAGATGCTGCTCGTGCCTCGCTGGCCTGGGTCTGCCACCACCAGGCATCGCGCCAGGCTTGCCACACCTCCCTGCTAGGCGCTTCCCCATCGCTCAAGACAACAGGCAAGCCCTCAGGCTCCTGGGGCAACCCAGCGGATTGAATCGTCGAAGCGAGACCAGTAAAAAAGTCTCCATAAGCAACGGGCCAGCTCGCGAGTAAATCCTGCGTTGCGCTCACCAGGCGATCATCACTGTCCACATCAGGATTGGGGGTCAATCCCAATCGCCTCAGCAAACAGAAGCGATAGTGATTTTGATAGCTGCTTGCATACTGCTCAAGCGACTGCTCCATGGACGACCGAGCGAGCAACATCGCCAAAGGGTTTTGGAGAAGCTGCAAATTCTTTCGGCAGATCGCTGGCTGACGTCCATAGGAATACAGCCCGGTCTGATCGAAATAAGCCGCCGTAAAACTCGGATCCCAGCGGTCTAAAAAGGCAAACGGTCCGTAATCAAAGCTTTCACCAACGAGCGACATGTTGTCGGTATTGAGCACGCCATGCACAAAACCAGCTGCCATCCACTCAGCTGCCAAGCGAGCCACCCGCCGCACCAACTCTGCATAGAAGGCGAGAAGCTGATGCTCCAAAGCCGGGCGATCGCCATCAGGGGCTGGATGGGCTGCCGCAACATCGGGGTAATACACCGCCACCACATGGCGGAGCAAGCGCTCCAACCCCTGGGGGTCACGCAAAGACAACAACCGCTCACAGCTACCAAAACGCAGATGGGTCCGTGCCATCCGAACCATCACCGCACTCCGCGTCGGCGATGGTTCGTCCCCACGCCAAAGGTCCTCACCGGTTTCGATCAACGACAACGTGCGGCTCGTGGTCACCCCAAGACGATGCAACGCCTCGGAGGCGATCACTTCACGAACCCCTCCTTTCAAGGTGAGGCGTCCATCCCCACCACGACTCCAAGGGGTGGTGCCACTCCCCTTGCTGCCGAGGTCTTGAAGCAAACCGGTTCGATCGCGCAGTTGGCCATAGAGAAAGCCGCGGCCATCTCCTAGCTGGGGGTTGTAGGTGCCGAACTGGTAGCCGTGATAGCGCAGAGCAAGCAGGGGCACACGCTCTTCAAAACGGCCATAGGCCCCCTCGAAGTCTGGGTCCGAAACAGCCTCTGGCTCCAACCCCAGCTGACGCAACAGGGCGTTGTTGCGAAAGCGCAACTGCGTTCTGGGGAACACTGCCGCCTCCACCACATCCCAATACGACTCACCCAAACCCTCGATGGAGGGTTCGAACGGCAAGGACAACAGCGGATTCCTCAACTCTGGCCGGTTCGGGCGATGTCGATCACATCGGCCATCGAGCGGATCTGGTCCATCGTGCGCTGCAGCTGCGCTGAACTCCCAAGCTCCACCATCAAATCGATCCGAGCCGGCTTGCCGTAGGCCGTTCTCACCTGCGCATCACTGACGTTGATCGAACCATCGGACAAACGCATCAGGATGTCCTTCAAAATGCCAACGCGATCAATCACCTCAATGCGCAATTGAGCAGGGAATCGCGATCCCGCTTCTTGCAGCGATGGATTCCAACGAACCGGTAAGCGACGTTCCGTCGGGATCGCTTCCAGGTTGGCGCAATCTTGACGATGGATGGTGATGCCGTGATTACCAAGGGCCACAGCACCCAGGATCGGCTCTCCTGGCAGAGGACTACAACAGCCACCAAGGCGATGATCCAAGCCCTCCACCCCAAGGATGGGCGCCGCTCCCGCAGACAGCACCTCACGATGGGGCGTGTGCTCGGACTGCTTGAGCAGTTGCTTGGCAACCTCCTCATTGCTCAGGGGTGCCTCCACCGCAGCCGTTTGCAGGCGAATTTCTTCGCGCAAACGATTGAGCACTTGATGCAGCGTTAACGCCCCAAAGCCAAGACCAGCCAGCAGATCTTCCGTGGTTTGCAGGTTGCAACGCTCAGCCACCCTGCGCATGGCTTCACTGCCCAACAAGGCATCAAAACCACTCCGTCCCAGCTCGCGCTCAAGCAACTCTTTGCCGCGATCGATCGTCTCATCACGATGGCTGCGTTTGTACCACTGACGGATGCGATTTCGTGCGGTTGGAGTGGCTACAAAATTGAGCCAATCCAAACTTGGATGGGCACTTTTTGTTGTGAGAATATCAATGAAGTCACCATTTTGAAGTGGGGTCGACAAGGGCACCAGCCGATCATTAATTCTCACGCCATGGCAATGATTTCCCACCTCGGAGTGAATGCGAAAGGCAAAGTCAACGGCCGTTGATCCCTTACGGAGCCCCACCACATCGCCCTTAGGCGTAAACACAAACACTTCCTCGTCGAAGAGGTCTTCCTTGATCGACGCGAGGTAGTCGTTGTGATCATCCGAGCCCCCCTCCTGCTGCCAATCCACAAGCTGACGCAGCCAGTTGAAACGCTCGGTGTCCCCTCCGGTCGCCGGGGATCCACCCTCTTTGTATTTCCAATGTGCGGCAATGCCAAATTCCGACACTTGATGCATTTCCCAGGTCCGGATCTGCACCTCGATCGGACGATGGCGACCAATCACAGCGGTGTGAAGGGATTGATAGCCATTGGGCTTCGGCAGCCCGATGTAGTCCTTGAACCGGCCAGGGATCGGCCTAAACGTGTCGTGAACAACGGCGAGGGCGCGATAACAGCTCTCAACATTCGGCGCAAGGATCCTCAACGCCGCCACGTCGTAGATCTCGTGAAACTCCTTTTGCTGGCGCTGCATCTTTGTCCAGATGCCATAGAGATGTTTCGGACGACCACTTACCTCACAGCTGTCGAGGCCCACGGCAGCCAAGCGATCGCAGAGCAACTGAACCGTGACCGAGAGGCGATCCTCCCGCTCACTGCGCTTGGTTGAAACCTCCTGCTGCATTTCACGGAAGGCCTCAGGCTCCAGCAACTTGAAAGAAAGATCCTCGAGTTCCCATTTGAAGCGTCCAATCCCCAAGCGATTGGCCAGCGGGGCATAGATCTCACGCGTTTCCCTGGCGATGCGTTGCCGTTTCTCCTCTTTGAGCGCCCCAAGCGTGCGCATGTTGTGCAGACGGTCCGCCAGCTTCACCAACACCACTCGGATGTCACTGGCCATCGCCAAAAACATCTTGCGCAGATTCTCGGCTTGCGCCTCAGTGCGATTGGTGAAATGCAGGCCGCCCAGTTTGGTGACGCCCTCCACCAACTCACGCACCTCAGGTCCGAAATGGCTTTCGAGCTGATCGGGGGTGACATCGGTATCTTCCACCACGTCATGGAGGAAGCCCGCTGCAATCACGCTGGCACTGGCCCCGATGTCTCGCAAAAGATCCGCGACGGCCACCGGATGCACGATGTAAGGGTCACCGCTGGCGCGGAACTGCCCCTCGTGCAGTTGAAACGCAAAATCAAAGGCAGCCGCTAATAGGGCCTCTGGATCGGTTGGACAACTGTGGCCGATACCCGGAGGAACGTGCGTCAAACATTGCTTCAACCACTCGGGAAGCTCGATGCCGTAGTCATCAGGCGTGCGAGCGGGACGTTCACGCAATGCCGTTAAACCGCAGGCCGCAGGAGTCGATCCAGACTGAGTCTGGGAGGGATCCGGTGCAGAGGTTGCGTTGAGCATCCGACCCGGCGGGTGCATCCATGGTATGTAGGCATGAGGCACCGTGCTTTCTTTCA
This region of Synechococcus sp. WH 8016 genomic DNA includes:
- the mnmE gene encoding tRNA uridine-5-carboxymethylaminomethyl(34) synthesis GTPase MnmE — protein: MSGIGPDQALSIAAIATAVAPGQGGIAVIRLSGPSAVRAVAAITVIPGQQLWESHRIVYGHVVAAGGVERLDEVLVLVMLAPRSFTGEDVVEIHCHGGVIAVQQVLARVLEQPGVRRALPGEFSQRAVLNGRLDLTRAEAIGDLVGARSQRAAQLAMAGLDGGIQKKMVVLRERLLDQLSELEARVDFEEDLPPLDGAALLQELQAVRMELNTLVADGERGSVVRHGLRVALVGRPNVGKSSLLNLLSRRERAIVTDLPGTTRDLLESEIVLDGVPITLLDTAGIRATCDAVEQLGIARSRDALASADLVLLLFDLAQGWSQEDQALFSQIPEGVPCLRVGNKADLSLKADSVAGPVSSPVADVRLSAVTGEGEQDLVRAVLERCGGLSEQPLLLALNQRQSDLASTAAEALARSEQVAADGLPWDFWTIDLRQAIRSLGEITGEQLTESVLDRIFSRFCIGK
- a CDS encoding DUF2062 domain-containing protein, which translates into the protein MKRLRNTFQRRLNRWLQWIWRQEGTAGQRARGLAAGVFCGCFPFFGFQTLLGIGLASLVRGNHLLAAAGTWISNPFTYVPLFWFNYRLGALILGEGAGWPGLNNLNQELLATAGWDVMSRLLLGSSLTGTVFGGLSWWLTLHCLQPKRTGSPNPHRRERGQR
- a CDS encoding YdiU family protein; amino-acid sequence: MSLPFEPSIEGLGESYWDVVEAAVFPRTQLRFRNNALLRQLGLEPEAVSDPDFEGAYGRFEERVPLLALRYHGYQFGTYNPQLGDGRGFLYGQLRDRTGLLQDLGSKGSGTTPWSRGGDGRLTLKGGVREVIASEALHRLGVTTSRTLSLIETGEDLWRGDEPSPTRSAVMVRMARTHLRFGSCERLLSLRDPQGLERLLRHVVAVYYPDVAAAHPAPDGDRPALEHQLLAFYAELVRRVARLAAEWMAAGFVHGVLNTDNMSLVGESFDYGPFAFLDRWDPSFTAAYFDQTGLYSYGRQPAICRKNLQLLQNPLAMLLARSSMEQSLEQYASSYQNHYRFCLLRRLGLTPNPDVDSDDRLVSATQDLLASWPVAYGDFFTGLASTIQSAGLPQEPEGLPVVLSDGEAPSREVWQAWRDAWWWQTQASEARAASEPEASVSERLRRWNLSQTPTRPVIESLWEPIDQEDDWLPLGTWISSVMQA
- a CDS encoding bifunctional (p)ppGpp synthetase/guanosine-3',5'-bis(diphosphate) 3'-pyrophosphohydrolase, which codes for MLNATSAPDPSQTQSGSTPAACGLTALRERPARTPDDYGIELPEWLKQCLTHVPPGIGHSCPTDPEALLAAAFDFAFQLHEGQFRASGDPYIVHPVAVADLLRDIGASASVIAAGFLHDVVEDTDVTPDQLESHFGPEVRELVEGVTKLGGLHFTNRTEAQAENLRKMFLAMASDIRVVLVKLADRLHNMRTLGALKEEKRQRIARETREIYAPLANRLGIGRFKWELEDLSFKLLEPEAFREMQQEVSTKRSEREDRLSVTVQLLCDRLAAVGLDSCEVSGRPKHLYGIWTKMQRQQKEFHEIYDVAALRILAPNVESCYRALAVVHDTFRPIPGRFKDYIGLPKPNGYQSLHTAVIGRHRPIEVQIRTWEMHQVSEFGIAAHWKYKEGGSPATGGDTERFNWLRQLVDWQQEGGSDDHNDYLASIKEDLFDEEVFVFTPKGDVVGLRKGSTAVDFAFRIHSEVGNHCHGVRINDRLVPLSTPLQNGDFIDILTTKSAHPSLDWLNFVATPTARNRIRQWYKRSHRDETIDRGKELLERELGRSGFDALLGSEAMRRVAERCNLQTTEDLLAGLGFGALTLHQVLNRLREEIRLQTAAVEAPLSNEEVAKQLLKQSEHTPHREVLSAGAAPILGVEGLDHRLGGCCSPLPGEPILGAVALGNHGITIHRQDCANLEAIPTERRLPVRWNPSLQEAGSRFPAQLRIEVIDRVGILKDILMRLSDGSINVSDAQVRTAYGKPARIDLMVELGSSAQLQRTMDQIRSMADVIDIARTGQS